A genomic segment from Legionella micdadei encodes:
- a CDS encoding DEAD/DEAH box helicase produces MTQELANFADLNLSDTLLKALEDMKFKNPSPIQAKTIPLLLQGRDVIAQAQTGTGKTAAFALPILQRLSLKSSATQALILAPTRELAIQVAEQFEMLSARQNITVSVLCGGQDYRRQLKQLRDGAQIVVGTPGRILDHIDRGTLQLDQLSTFVLDEADEMLRMGFIEDVEAILAKLPTAKQMALFSATMPHRIRQIANSYLNEPVSIEIRAETATVKSIEQRFLFASVAQKPDALLRVLAAEDYQGVIVFVRTKSSTEEVAETLQQQGYRAMAIHGDITQALRERIIAQFRQGAIDILVATDVAARGLDVERVTHVINYDIPHDCETYVHRIGRTGRAGRSGVTVLFVTPKESRILNLIERHTRQRIEKIAVPNDHMIQVARQQRFMANISSRLQHENLPAYRRIIEEFIKQHQTSAIDVAAVLALMLNQDKPWQQDLPKPRSAAKEARIIRDEGKPSRGAVVGRGASDRKGERKFRDDYPQELFRIDVGRVHGVKPGNIVGAIANEAGLQSRYITGLKIHDDHSTVRLPKGMPKEVFQELNKAWVCGRQLKLTSLGTANGS; encoded by the coding sequence ATGACACAAGAATTAGCGAACTTCGCTGACCTCAATTTATCAGATACATTATTAAAAGCGCTTGAGGATATGAAGTTTAAGAACCCATCTCCTATTCAAGCAAAAACGATTCCGCTATTGTTGCAAGGCCGTGATGTGATAGCCCAAGCGCAAACAGGAACTGGGAAGACAGCTGCTTTTGCCTTGCCTATTTTGCAGCGGTTATCCCTCAAATCGTCCGCCACCCAAGCGCTTATTTTAGCCCCAACCCGCGAGTTAGCTATTCAAGTTGCTGAACAATTTGAAATGCTGAGTGCTCGCCAAAACATTACCGTTTCTGTTCTATGTGGTGGCCAAGATTACCGTCGACAGTTAAAGCAGCTCCGTGATGGAGCTCAGATTGTGGTGGGAACCCCTGGGCGAATTTTGGATCACATTGATCGAGGAACTTTGCAATTGGATCAATTATCCACTTTTGTCCTTGATGAAGCGGATGAGATGTTGCGCATGGGATTTATCGAGGATGTCGAAGCGATTCTTGCGAAGTTACCTACGGCAAAGCAAATGGCCTTATTTTCTGCAACGATGCCTCATCGGATCCGTCAAATTGCTAACAGTTATTTGAATGAGCCAGTTTCGATAGAAATTCGTGCTGAAACCGCAACAGTAAAAAGCATTGAGCAACGCTTTTTATTTGCATCCGTTGCCCAGAAACCAGATGCTTTATTGCGAGTATTAGCTGCAGAAGATTATCAAGGGGTAATTGTCTTTGTTCGTACTAAAAGCAGTACTGAAGAGGTTGCGGAAACATTGCAGCAACAAGGCTATCGTGCTATGGCTATTCATGGTGATATAACTCAAGCCTTACGCGAACGAATCATTGCGCAATTTAGACAGGGAGCAATTGATATCTTGGTAGCAACCGACGTAGCGGCACGTGGTTTGGATGTCGAGCGTGTGACTCATGTTATCAATTATGATATTCCTCATGATTGCGAAACCTATGTGCACCGTATAGGCCGTACTGGCCGGGCTGGGCGCAGTGGGGTGACTGTTTTATTTGTAACCCCCAAAGAATCGCGCATTTTAAATCTTATTGAACGCCATACCCGTCAGCGCATAGAAAAAATAGCTGTACCTAATGACCATATGATCCAGGTTGCACGCCAGCAGCGATTTATGGCGAATATTAGCTCACGGTTACAGCATGAAAATTTACCTGCTTATCGCCGTATTATCGAAGAGTTTATCAAGCAACACCAAACTTCAGCGATTGATGTTGCGGCTGTCCTCGCGTTAATGCTAAATCAAGATAAACCTTGGCAACAAGACTTACCTAAACCCCGCTCTGCGGCTAAAGAAGCACGTATTATTCGAGATGAAGGGAAACCAAGCCGTGGTGCGGTTGTTGGACGTGGTGCAAGCGATCGTAAAGGGGAAAGAAAGTTTCGCGATGATTATCCCCAAGAACTGTTTCGCATCGATGTCGGCCGAGTACATGGGGTAAAGCCAGGTAATATCGTGGGAGCTATTGCGAATGAAGCAGGGCTGCAAAGTCGTTATATTACCGGGTTGAAAATTCATGATGATCATTCAACTGTTCGGTTACCAAAAGGGATGCCAAAAGAGGTCTTTCAAGAACTCAATAAGGCATGGGTTTGTGGGAGACAATTAAAGTTGACTTCATTGGGTACCGCTAACGGTAGTTAA
- a CDS encoding multidrug effflux MFS transporter, which translates to MFAKLIIALTPMVLALPLAMDIYVPAIPHLTKEFHASDTQMLMTLNLFMLSAGLMQLVIGPISDHFGRRRISVLMAFCFALGSLCCGLATNVNELVAYRIIQALGSCGMMVLGFAIVRDHYAGDKSAKAYSFLNGMISFSPIFATFIGSYLDLYLGWPSTFWALLLVAFPAIVTVGCWLDESLPANRRTALTTQVLAQYLHVVRNQEFAIYTLASAFGHCYFYLFCALSPYLIIRTLEIPQTQYGFYFCFMGISLLIGSFIGGSIVERLGIFKTCLLGYLLSLIGGLWMLIWYLAQGLSIHNFIYPMLFIGIGGTFCMGAGSGGAMAPFEEAKGAAAAAGGALRFLFAGIVGYFLISKTVSSTLPLAIPAVLFSLIGISVLLLVYKESERTIVNID; encoded by the coding sequence ATGTTTGCAAAATTAATTATTGCCTTAACACCAATGGTCTTGGCACTTCCTTTAGCGATGGATATTTATGTGCCAGCTATCCCTCATCTCACCAAAGAGTTCCACGCTAGCGATACGCAAATGCTGATGACATTGAATTTATTCATGCTAAGCGCCGGATTGATGCAGTTGGTGATTGGTCCAATTTCAGATCATTTTGGTCGCAGGAGAATAAGTGTCCTCATGGCATTTTGTTTTGCCCTGGGTTCCTTATGTTGCGGCCTGGCAACCAATGTAAACGAATTGGTGGCCTATCGCATCATTCAAGCCCTGGGTTCTTGTGGGATGATGGTGCTTGGTTTTGCTATCGTTCGTGATCATTATGCAGGTGATAAAAGTGCTAAAGCATACAGCTTCCTAAATGGCATGATTTCTTTTTCCCCCATTTTTGCGACGTTTATCGGTAGTTATCTTGACTTGTATTTGGGATGGCCGTCTACATTTTGGGCGTTGTTATTAGTTGCTTTCCCGGCGATAGTGACGGTTGGGTGTTGGCTCGATGAAAGCCTGCCAGCCAATAGGCGAACAGCGTTAACAACCCAAGTATTAGCGCAATACCTTCATGTCGTCCGTAATCAGGAGTTTGCAATTTATACTTTAGCTTCGGCATTTGGGCATTGTTATTTTTATTTGTTTTGTGCTTTATCACCGTATTTGATTATTCGGACTTTAGAAATTCCACAAACTCAATATGGGTTTTATTTTTGTTTTATGGGCATATCGTTGCTTATTGGTAGTTTCATTGGTGGTTCGATTGTTGAGCGTTTAGGTATTTTTAAGACCTGTCTTTTGGGATATCTTCTTAGTTTAATCGGTGGATTATGGATGTTGATTTGGTATCTAGCGCAGGGCTTAAGTATTCATAATTTTATTTATCCAATGCTATTCATTGGGATTGGCGGTACGTTTTGCATGGGTGCTGGGTCGGGCGGAGCTATGGCCCCTTTTGAAGAGGCCAAAGGCGCTGCTGCAGCTGCTGGAGGGGCTTTGCGTTTCTTATTTGCAGGTATCGTCGGGTATTTTTTGATTAGCAAAACGGTAAGTTCTACCTTGCCTTTAGCCATACCTGCTGTTTTATTTAGCTTAATCGGTATTAGCGTGCTTCTCTTAGTCTATAAAGAAAGCGAGAGAACAATAGTTAATATTGATTGA
- a CDS encoding carboxymuconolactone decarboxylase family protein — protein sequence MLEITQQQLPEFAKDVRLNLIKVLDLTQTDGLTEQQIIGSALAVAYHLGDKLIVADLLELCKEEKIQGTAKLAASLMAMTNIYYRFIHLSEHEELTQVPAGLRMQGMMNPGIDRLTFEILSLAVSILNGCGACISSHTRQLRGNGVSSQGLARIGRIAAVIHAAHVCLNL from the coding sequence ATGCTAGAAATCACTCAACAACAATTACCGGAATTTGCTAAGGATGTGCGTTTGAATTTGATAAAGGTATTGGATTTAACTCAAACGGATGGTTTAACTGAACAGCAAATTATCGGCTCAGCTTTAGCGGTGGCCTATCATTTGGGGGATAAATTAATCGTAGCCGATCTACTTGAGCTATGTAAGGAAGAAAAGATTCAAGGTACGGCGAAGTTGGCGGCTAGTTTGATGGCAATGACGAATATTTATTATCGATTTATCCATTTGAGCGAGCATGAGGAACTTACCCAAGTACCAGCAGGCCTTCGCATGCAAGGAATGATGAACCCGGGAATTGATCGCTTAACTTTTGAAATCCTCTCCCTTGCGGTGTCGATTTTAAATGGTTGCGGTGCTTGCATTAGTTCCCATACTCGGCAATTACGAGGGAACGGCGTATCATCCCAAGGCCTGGCACGAATTGGCCGTATCGCCGCAGTGATTCATGCAGCGCATGTGTGTCTTAATTTATGA
- a CDS encoding FIST signal transduction protein, which produces MEVQAFQYLLKTGWSLEHFPDLDSEQTLVLIFAAPEFLHNPQPIKEIASAYKKAKILGCSSAGEIFGAHIYDHSLSVVVAKFDKTKIKIAKAKVKNNEDSFSAGESITQQLLSDDLNGIFVLSDGLNINGSELVKGLNSLAPDSLVITGGLAGDGSDFKHTWTIFNGEILTDHVIAAGLYGDHIQIGHGSRGGWDIFGPLRRITRSSKNVLYELDHRPALQLYKEYLGDRADQLPASGLLYPLAIRDMSSNDQTPLVRTILGIDEKSHSLIFAGDMPTGYHAQLMRANFDRLITSANEAGETARKKMQGENKSEKPALIISISCVGRRLLLGERTEEETESTLESFPSGSTQIGFYSYGELSPLATPDCKLHNQTMTLTTYAEVE; this is translated from the coding sequence ATGGAAGTGCAAGCCTTTCAATATTTGCTAAAAACAGGCTGGAGTCTAGAACATTTTCCTGATTTAGATTCAGAACAAACTTTAGTTCTAATCTTTGCTGCACCTGAATTTCTTCATAATCCCCAACCTATAAAAGAAATAGCAAGCGCCTATAAAAAAGCAAAAATATTAGGCTGTTCCAGTGCTGGAGAAATATTTGGGGCACATATTTACGACCATAGCCTATCCGTTGTCGTCGCTAAGTTCGATAAGACAAAAATCAAAATTGCTAAGGCAAAGGTAAAGAATAACGAGGACTCATTTAGTGCAGGTGAGTCGATCACACAACAATTATTAAGTGATGATCTCAACGGCATTTTCGTATTATCGGACGGTTTAAACATCAACGGCTCGGAATTAGTCAAGGGATTGAATTCCTTAGCACCAGATTCTCTTGTGATTACTGGCGGATTAGCTGGGGATGGCAGTGATTTCAAGCATACTTGGACCATTTTTAATGGTGAAATACTTACTGACCATGTCATTGCAGCAGGACTTTATGGCGACCACATCCAAATCGGACACGGATCTAGAGGAGGCTGGGATATTTTTGGCCCCCTACGGCGGATTACACGCTCCTCCAAGAACGTTCTTTACGAATTAGACCATCGGCCAGCTTTGCAGCTTTACAAAGAATACCTTGGTGATAGAGCAGATCAATTACCTGCATCGGGTTTGTTGTATCCCTTAGCCATCCGAGACATGAGTTCAAATGATCAGACCCCGCTTGTGCGAACTATTTTAGGGATCGATGAGAAATCGCACTCCCTTATTTTCGCTGGCGATATGCCTACAGGATACCATGCACAATTAATGCGGGCCAATTTCGATCGCCTGATAACAAGTGCCAATGAAGCGGGAGAAACGGCTAGAAAAAAAATGCAAGGTGAAAATAAATCCGAGAAGCCTGCGCTTATCATCAGTATAAGCTGTGTAGGCCGTCGATTATTGTTAGGTGAGAGGACAGAAGAAGAAACCGAATCAACCTTAGAATCTTTCCCATCCGGATCGACACAAATTGGATTTTACTCCTATGGTGAATTATCGCCGCTCGCAACACCTGATTGTAAGTTACATAATCAAACCATGACGTTAACTACCTATGCTGAGGTTGAATAG
- a CDS encoding peroxiredoxin produces the protein MIKVGDKFPEFHLKATVSNKMADAFAVVSNQTYQGKWLVVFFWPKDFTFVCPTEIAEFGKLNGEFSDRDAQILGASIDSEFVHLAWRNQHPDLYELPFPMLADIKRELTQALGILDENEGVAQRATFIVDPEGVTRFVMVTDLNVGRNPQEVLRVLDALQTDELCPCSWKKGEETLHVS, from the coding sequence ATGATTAAAGTAGGCGATAAATTTCCGGAATTCCATCTAAAAGCAACTGTGAGCAATAAAATGGCAGATGCTTTTGCTGTTGTGTCAAACCAGACTTATCAAGGGAAGTGGTTGGTGGTGTTTTTCTGGCCGAAGGATTTCACGTTTGTTTGTCCAACTGAAATTGCCGAATTTGGTAAATTAAATGGCGAATTTAGTGACCGAGATGCACAAATTTTAGGAGCAAGTATTGATAGCGAATTTGTCCATTTAGCATGGCGAAACCAGCATCCAGACTTGTATGAACTTCCTTTTCCTATGCTCGCCGACATTAAACGGGAATTGACACAAGCTTTAGGTATTCTTGATGAAAATGAAGGCGTTGCCCAGCGGGCGACTTTCATTGTCGACCCGGAAGGTGTCACTCGTTTTGTGATGGTTACTGATTTGAATGTTGGACGTAATCCACAAGAAGTTTTGCGGGTTCTTGATGCATTACAGACAGATGAGCTTTGCCCATGTAGCTGGAAGAAAGGTGAAGAAACCCTTCACGTTTCTTAA
- a CDS encoding EAL domain-containing protein, whose protein sequence is MSDELRIIIIDDNPAIHQDFRKVLTDNENSQVFDQLDEELFGKNNSANHGNLLPYFEIDTAEQGREGVEKIKNALEQGRPYALAFVDIRMPPGWDGLETIMRIWQIDKDIQIVICTAYSDYSWEETVQKLGVSDNLLILKKPFDKIAVRQLACALTRKWLLAKESKNHTLSLQQIVNERTESLQHSLSLLRATIESSSNGILVVDLSGKIVDYNQQFINLWDAPKSVLESKDANLLFEFMLGRLQKSKEYLEKINHLNKHIDDTSLNLLKFKKREKIIECYSQPHRVHTTIVGRVWSFRDITERAFLEQKLEHQATHDSLTDLPNRVLLIDRIQQTIASAIRRKEHFAIFFLDLDRFKLINDSLSHKVGDELLFAVAKRLSTVLRKEDTLARLGGDEFVMIIPELAKNENVVNVAQKVLTSFDQPFHVAGREISISTSIGISLYPNDGKKVSTLLKNADLAMYNAKEHGGNQFKFYIPKLNQELSKRLQQESELRKALANHEFFLLYQPQFDIKKNNLIGVEALLRWRHPQKGIILPLDFIPVAEESGLIIPIGEWVIHEVCNQLKTWQKNNLPLVRVSINVTTQQLKQVNFATTLEKILKQHGVNPKYLEIEITENVIITHVEIQQMIQEIKKIGVKIVLDDFGTGNSSLNYLKKLHFDRLKIDQSFVQNIAKSRSDEVIIEAIIAMARSFNFKVLAEGVENQKQINFLKEKNCDGIQGFLFSGPVPPDKITRILDKKAAENRSQLE, encoded by the coding sequence ATGAGTGATGAACTTCGCATTATAATTATTGATGACAATCCTGCAATTCATCAGGATTTTAGAAAAGTATTGACTGACAATGAAAACTCTCAGGTTTTTGATCAGCTCGATGAAGAATTATTTGGAAAAAATAATTCAGCTAACCATGGTAATTTGCTGCCCTATTTTGAAATTGATACTGCCGAACAAGGACGTGAAGGTGTTGAAAAAATAAAAAACGCTTTAGAACAAGGAAGACCTTACGCTCTTGCCTTTGTTGATATAAGGATGCCCCCAGGCTGGGACGGGCTTGAGACCATTATGCGGATCTGGCAAATTGATAAGGACATTCAAATCGTTATCTGTACGGCTTATTCGGACTATTCTTGGGAAGAAACTGTACAAAAATTAGGAGTCAGTGATAACTTACTTATCTTAAAAAAACCCTTTGATAAGATTGCGGTAAGACAGCTTGCTTGTGCATTGACACGCAAATGGTTATTGGCTAAGGAATCAAAAAATCACACCCTATCCCTTCAACAAATTGTGAATGAACGCACCGAATCATTGCAACACTCCCTCTCTTTACTCAGGGCAACCATTGAATCATCATCAAATGGCATTTTAGTTGTGGATTTGTCAGGAAAAATAGTGGATTACAACCAACAATTCATCAACCTTTGGGATGCCCCTAAATCGGTTTTAGAATCAAAAGACGCTAATTTATTGTTCGAGTTTATGTTGGGAAGATTACAAAAATCCAAAGAGTATCTCGAGAAAATAAATCATCTTAACAAACATATTGATGACACCAGTCTCAATCTACTTAAATTTAAAAAGAGAGAAAAAATCATTGAATGTTACTCACAACCCCATCGAGTCCACACGACGATCGTAGGAAGGGTATGGAGTTTTCGCGACATCACAGAACGCGCTTTTCTTGAGCAGAAATTAGAGCATCAAGCCACCCATGATTCATTAACTGATTTGCCTAACCGCGTGTTACTTATCGATCGTATCCAACAAACAATCGCATCGGCTATCCGGCGAAAAGAACATTTTGCAATCTTTTTTCTCGACCTAGATCGATTCAAATTGATTAATGACAGCTTGAGTCACAAAGTAGGAGATGAGTTATTGTTCGCGGTGGCAAAACGGCTTTCAACTGTGTTACGCAAAGAAGATACCCTCGCTCGTTTAGGCGGCGATGAGTTTGTAATGATTATCCCCGAGCTGGCAAAAAATGAAAATGTGGTGAATGTTGCCCAAAAAGTCCTTACGTCGTTCGATCAGCCCTTCCATGTTGCCGGCCGTGAAATTTCCATTTCCACCAGTATCGGCATCAGTCTATATCCCAACGATGGCAAAAAGGTAAGTACGCTTTTGAAAAATGCGGACTTAGCCATGTATAATGCAAAAGAACATGGCGGCAACCAATTTAAATTTTATATACCTAAACTGAATCAAGAACTTAGCAAGCGATTGCAGCAAGAATCTGAGTTAAGGAAGGCCCTAGCTAATCACGAATTTTTCTTACTTTATCAACCTCAATTTGATATAAAGAAAAATAATTTGATTGGCGTGGAAGCCCTTCTTCGCTGGAGACATCCCCAAAAGGGGATCATTTTACCCCTGGATTTTATCCCTGTAGCAGAAGAATCAGGTCTTATTATTCCTATTGGCGAATGGGTAATACACGAGGTATGCAATCAACTGAAAACTTGGCAAAAAAATAATCTTCCTCTAGTACGCGTTTCAATAAACGTAACCACACAGCAACTTAAACAAGTCAATTTTGCGACAACATTAGAAAAAATTTTGAAGCAGCATGGTGTAAACCCGAAATACCTCGAAATCGAAATCACAGAAAATGTCATCATTACCCATGTAGAGATTCAGCAAATGATCCAAGAAATTAAAAAAATTGGCGTAAAAATTGTTCTTGATGATTTTGGTACTGGAAACTCAAGTTTAAATTACCTTAAAAAACTCCATTTTGATCGCCTAAAAATTGACCAATCCTTTGTGCAAAATATTGCAAAATCAAGAAGTGATGAAGTGATCATTGAAGCAATTATTGCCATGGCGCGTAGTTTTAACTTTAAAGTCCTAGCTGAAGGTGTTGAAAATCAAAAACAAATTAATTTTTTAAAAGAAAAAAATTGTGACGGCATCCAAGGCTTTCTTTTTAGTGGACCTGTTCCACCTGACAAGATTACCAGAATTCTCGATAAGAAAGCTGCTGAAAATAGGAGTCAGCTGGAGTGA
- a CDS encoding sensor histidine kinase, with the protein MELHKLLKRQLNRIEVSVNELPNDLGKWQEFISYINKTYQENDQDRYLLDRSMEISSREMMILNEKLEHAEHIGHLCYWQYDDNSDYIFGSKELYNIFNPNKTAFTLKEFLRNIYKDDRERFQLLMHKSLFEKINFECEIRIKNRENNYGWYRVISHYQEQDNQLTGVIIDINKDKETEAKIKELNQKLLVTARCAGMSEVATTILHNIGNVLNSSNISLNILKENMSKPYYDKLFKIAHMVKENIQDLCLYLTQDSKGKLIPEYLIALSELIAYKQQENMREIESLEKDLHHIKDIVSIQKSVGGKSSIPENIFLPDLIETALHMTSKPSQDKFIKMEIKNIEALNIVADKSKLLQILVNIIQNAKDAVLENQEKKEKKIEFIVNGKKPQVNIQIIDNGIGISPEHLERIFSFGFTTKENGHGFGLHSSALSAQDMGGSLRAESEGIGKGAKFILTLPIKETQGKEGIVQ; encoded by the coding sequence GTGGAACTTCACAAATTACTAAAAAGACAACTCAATCGCATTGAAGTTAGCGTTAATGAATTACCTAACGATTTAGGGAAATGGCAAGAGTTTATTTCTTACATTAATAAAACTTATCAAGAAAACGACCAAGATAGGTATTTATTAGATCGTTCAATGGAAATTTCCTCTCGTGAAATGATGATTTTGAATGAAAAACTCGAACATGCAGAACATATAGGCCATCTCTGCTATTGGCAATATGATGATAATTCCGATTATATTTTTGGATCAAAAGAACTCTATAATATTTTCAATCCAAATAAAACCGCATTTACCCTTAAAGAATTTTTGCGTAATATTTACAAAGATGATCGCGAAAGATTTCAATTACTAATGCATAAATCTTTATTTGAAAAAATAAATTTTGAGTGCGAAATAAGGATAAAAAATCGTGAAAACAATTATGGTTGGTATCGAGTCATTTCTCATTATCAAGAGCAGGATAACCAGCTAACAGGGGTTATTATAGATATCAATAAAGATAAAGAAACTGAAGCAAAAATTAAAGAATTAAATCAGAAATTATTAGTCACTGCGCGATGTGCCGGTATGTCAGAAGTCGCTACTACGATTTTGCATAATATTGGCAACGTACTTAATAGCTCAAATATTTCCCTCAATATATTAAAAGAGAATATGTCAAAACCCTATTACGATAAACTTTTTAAAATCGCCCATATGGTCAAAGAAAATATTCAAGATCTCTGCTTGTATCTAACCCAAGATAGCAAAGGAAAATTAATTCCTGAATATCTGATAGCATTATCTGAATTAATCGCATATAAACAACAAGAAAACATGAGGGAAATAGAAAGCCTAGAGAAAGATTTGCATCATATTAAGGATATTGTATCCATTCAGAAATCTGTCGGCGGAAAATCAAGCATTCCAGAGAATATTTTCCTCCCAGATTTGATAGAAACCGCTTTACATATGACCTCTAAGCCTTCGCAAGATAAGTTCATTAAAATGGAAATAAAAAATATCGAGGCACTTAACATTGTTGCAGACAAATCAAAGTTATTACAAATCCTTGTCAATATCATCCAAAATGCCAAAGATGCTGTACTAGAAAATCAAGAGAAAAAAGAAAAGAAAATAGAATTTATTGTTAATGGCAAAAAACCTCAAGTTAATATCCAAATCATCGATAATGGCATAGGCATTTCTCCTGAACATCTTGAACGCATTTTTTCATTCGGTTTTACTACCAAAGAAAATGGTCACGGCTTTGGCTTACATAGTAGCGCTTTGTCAGCGCAAGATATGGGCGGTTCACTCAGAGCAGAAAGTGAAGGGATTGGCAAAGGTGCTAAGTTTATTTTGACTTTGCCAATCAAAGAAACTCAGGGTAAGGAAGGGATAGTCCAATGA
- a CDS encoding NADPH-dependent 2,4-dienoyl-CoA reductase — MELRIDNTPYKAIFQPLDLGFTQLKNRILMGSMHTGLEEEKEGLHRLAAFYRERAQGGAALIVTGGFAPNRAGRLAPFAAKLTSSKEQHHHEVVTHTVHEAGGKIALQILHAGRYGYHPFIVAPSAIKSPISPFKPWAMSKRRVVKTIKHFARCARLAKEVGYDGVEIMGSEGYLINQFIVAHTNQRNDEWGGSFTNRMRFPVEVVRSVREAAGKDFIIIYRLSMLDLIAEGSSWEEVVLLAKAIEEAGATLINTGIGWHEARIPTIATMVPPAAFTPITKRLKPEITIPLITSNRINTPKLANALLEEGVADMVSMARPFLADPRFVEKARLGESEAINICIACNQACLDRVFVNKPASCLVNPRACNETELVYQTVHHPKQIAVVGAGPAGLAFAAVAAERGHQVTLFEKSGVLGGQFNLAKNIPGKEEFQNTINYFTYQLQKYQVDIRLNTAATFDILKGFDEIVLATGITPRIPEIEGLNHEKVMTYVELIQGHKIPGNRVAVIGAGGIGFDVAELLTHGAHESQQQFYDEWGIDIKMEHRGGIKKAEIPPSLREVYLLQRKKEKHGKRLGKTTGWIHRLSLKHKQVKMLAGVHYERIDDEGLHILIDDKPQLLAVDSVVICTGQNELRDLYEPLKEASLLVHLIGGAFKALELDARHAIDQACRLAALI, encoded by the coding sequence ATGGAACTTAGAATTGATAATACTCCCTATAAGGCAATTTTTCAGCCTCTCGATTTAGGATTTACCCAGCTAAAAAATCGCATATTAATGGGATCGATGCATACTGGCTTGGAGGAAGAGAAAGAGGGGCTGCATCGTTTAGCTGCCTTTTATCGCGAGAGAGCTCAAGGGGGGGCTGCACTCATCGTTACAGGCGGGTTTGCACCTAATCGGGCGGGCCGTTTAGCTCCTTTCGCAGCGAAGCTCACTTCAAGCAAAGAACAACATCATCATGAGGTAGTTACCCATACCGTGCATGAGGCAGGGGGAAAAATTGCTTTGCAAATCTTGCACGCAGGCCGTTATGGTTATCATCCCTTTATTGTAGCGCCTAGCGCTATAAAATCGCCTATCAGCCCGTTTAAACCTTGGGCGATGAGCAAGCGGCGGGTGGTAAAAACCATTAAGCATTTTGCCCGTTGCGCTCGCTTAGCCAAAGAGGTGGGCTATGATGGCGTGGAAATCATGGGCAGTGAAGGGTATCTTATTAATCAATTTATCGTAGCACACACGAATCAGCGAAATGATGAATGGGGGGGCAGTTTTACCAACCGCATGCGGTTTCCAGTGGAGGTCGTGCGTTCGGTTCGTGAAGCGGCGGGCAAGGATTTTATTATTATTTATCGTTTATCAATGCTCGATTTAATTGCTGAGGGCTCAAGTTGGGAGGAAGTTGTGCTTCTTGCCAAAGCGATTGAAGAGGCTGGGGCGACATTGATCAATACGGGCATCGGTTGGCATGAGGCGCGTATACCCACAATTGCGACAATGGTTCCTCCCGCTGCATTCACACCTATTACAAAGCGCCTTAAACCAGAAATCACGATTCCTTTGATCACTTCAAACCGTATTAATACGCCTAAGCTGGCTAATGCGCTTCTCGAAGAGGGGGTTGCAGACATGGTGTCCATGGCCAGGCCATTCTTAGCCGATCCCCGCTTTGTGGAAAAAGCAAGATTGGGGGAGAGCGAAGCCATTAATATCTGTATTGCCTGTAACCAAGCTTGCCTCGATCGTGTTTTTGTCAATAAACCTGCATCTTGTCTTGTTAATCCTCGTGCCTGTAATGAAACAGAGCTTGTTTATCAAACGGTGCATCATCCAAAGCAAATTGCGGTTGTTGGCGCAGGCCCTGCCGGGCTTGCATTCGCCGCAGTTGCAGCCGAACGGGGGCATCAAGTCACCTTATTTGAAAAATCAGGTGTTTTAGGCGGACAATTTAATTTGGCAAAAAATATTCCAGGTAAAGAAGAGTTTCAAAATACTATCAACTATTTCACCTATCAGCTGCAAAAATACCAGGTTGATATTCGTTTAAACACAGCTGCCACTTTTGATATTTTAAAAGGATTCGACGAAATTGTTTTAGCAACGGGAATCACCCCCCGTATTCCTGAAATTGAAGGCCTCAACCATGAAAAGGTTATGACCTATGTTGAACTCATCCAAGGGCATAAAATCCCAGGAAATCGCGTGGCGGTAATTGGCGCAGGTGGGATTGGATTTGACGTTGCTGAATTACTAACTCATGGGGCTCATGAATCTCAACAACAATTCTACGACGAATGGGGTATTGATATTAAAATGGAGCATCGTGGCGGAATAAAGAAAGCAGAAATCCCCCCAAGCCTTCGGGAAGTCTATTTATTGCAGCGCAAAAAAGAAAAGCATGGTAAAAGATTAGGTAAAACTACCGGTTGGATTCATCGTTTAAGTTTAAAACACAAACAAGTTAAAATGCTTGCGGGGGTACATTATGAGCGCATTGATGATGAAGGTTTACACATTCTCATCGATGATAAACCACAGCTATTAGCTGTAGATTCCGTAGTGATTTGCACAGGACAAAATGAGTTACGGGATTTATATGAGCCTCTAAAAGAGGCAAGCCTATTAGTACATCTCATTGGTGGTGCATTTAAGGCACTGGAGCTTGATGCCCGCCATGCAATTGATCAGGCTTGTCGTTTGGCTGCCTTGATTTAG